A single region of the Gopherus evgoodei ecotype Sinaloan lineage chromosome 3, rGopEvg1_v1.p, whole genome shotgun sequence genome encodes:
- the ZFP36L2 gene encoding mRNA decay activator protein ZFP36L2: MSTTLLSAFYDIDFLCKSEKALTNLSSMLDKKAVGTPVTSPSSSFAPGFLRRHSTSNLQALANSSKFPSSSGSSSSSSSSSSSFGSLKETGTGGGGGGGGGSSSPTALLNKENKFRDRSFSENGERSQHLMQQLQQQQAGKGGGGAPINSTRYKTELCRPFEESGACKYGEKCQFAHGFHELRSLTRHPKYKTELCRTFHTIGFCPYGPRCHFIHNADERRPAPGGGTAAPAAPHHHPHPPPPPPHSAGSTGDLRAFAPRDPPLGGGGGFGPQRGAGERPKLHHSLSFSGFSAHHQHGCGQQPGGRLEAALLESPGGSRTPPPPASASYCDELLSPPCANNAFAFSGQELGSLIAPLAIHSPSFAASPAAAAAAVAAAAFYRCQQQPPPPGGSCPPPPASPPFSFQPLRRLSESPVFDAPPSPPDSLSDRESYLSGSLSSGSLSGSESPSLDSGRRLPIFSRLSISDD; encoded by the exons ATGTCTACGACACTTTTATCTGCCTTCTACGACATCGACTTCTTGTGCAAG AGTGAAAAAGCCCTGACCAACCTGAGCAGTATGCTGGACAAGAAGGCGGTGGGGACCCCCGTGacctcccccagctccagcttCGCGCCGGGGTTTCTGCGAAGGCACTCGACCAGCAACCTGCAGGCGCTGGCCAACAGCTCCAAGTTCCCCAGCTCCTCGGGCTCCAGCTCGTCGtcctcgtcctcctcttcctcgttCGGCAGCCTGAAGGAGACGGGCACGGGCGGAGGGGGAGGCGGAGGCGGAGGGAGCAGCAGCCCCACCGCGCTGCTCAACAAGGAGAACAAGTTCCGGGACCGCTCGTTCAGCGAGAATGGCGAGCGCAGCCAGCACCtgatgcagcagctgcagcagcagcaggcgggcaAGGGGGGCGGCGGGGCGCCCATCAACTCCACGCGCTACAAGACGGAGCTGTGCCGGCCCTTCGAGGAGAGCGGCGCCTGCAAGTACGGCGAGAAGTGCCAGTTCGCGCACGGCTTCCACGAGCTGCGCAGCCTGACGCGCCACCCCAAGTACAAGACCGAGCTGTGCCGCACCTTCCACACCATCGGCTTCTGCCCCTACGGCCCGCGCTGCCACTTCATCCACAACGCGGACGAGCGCCGCCCCGCGCCCGGAGGGGGAACGGCCGCGCCCGCCGCCCCGCACCACCACCCGCACCCGCCCCCGCCGCCGCCTCACTCCGCCGGCAGCACCGGTGACCTGCGCGCCTTCGCcccccgggacccgccgctgggGGGCGGCGGCGGGTTCGGGCCCCAGCGCGGCGCTGGCGAGCGGCCCAAGCTGCACCACAGCCTGAGCTTCTCCGGCTTCTCCGCCCACCACCAGCACGGCTGCGGGCAGCAGCCCGGCGGGCGCCTGGAGGCGGCGCTGCTCGAGAGCCCCGGCGGGTCCCGCACCCCGCCGCCGCCCGCCTCCGCCTCCTACTGCGACGAGCTGCTCTCGCCGCCCTGCGCCAACAACGCCTTCGCCTTCTcgggccaggagctgggcagcctCATCGCGCCGCTCGCCATCCACAGCCCCAGCTTCGCCGCCagccccgccgccgccgccgccgcggtAGCTGCCGCCGCCTTttaccgctgccagcagcagccaccGCCGCCCGGGGGGAGCTGCCCGCCGCCGCCCGCCTCGCCCcccttcagcttccagcccctgCGCCGCCTCTCCGAGTCCCCCGTCTTCGACGCGCCGCCCAGCCCCCCGGACTCGCTCTCCGACCGCGAGAGCTACCTGAGCGGCTCCCTCAGCTCCGGCAGCCTGAGCGGCTCCGAGTCCCCCAGCCTGGACTCCGGCCGGCGCCTGCCCATCTTCAGCCGCCTCTCCATCTCCGACGACTAG